The proteins below are encoded in one region of Myxococcota bacterium:
- a CDS encoding sulfotransferase, producing MSAKEPLSARLISFGKRLTRALLDETKRTRREIVAPAARPRGERPIFVIGVHRSGTTLVRLILDSHSRIACPPESFFLLPESRLLEDRKALEGLQAMGFARDHVVARAREHAAYFFEMYAASHQKPRWADKTPSYVDCLDFIETVFGPDCQYVFVYRHGLDSACSIARIPDIAEAEPHVAVCGGDRFAGAARYWATQCGVMRAFAARHPGRVLELFYEKLVADPEAEARRLFAFLGEPWEPQVLRFHEQPHDHWAGLQDVKASSSKGFVPNVERWREEPPERIAAMLAQAGERMRELGYEAGARP from the coding sequence GTGAGCGCGAAGGAGCCGCTGTCGGCCCGGCTGATCTCCTTCGGCAAGCGGCTCACCCGCGCGCTGCTGGACGAGACCAAGCGCACGCGGCGGGAGATCGTCGCGCCCGCCGCGCGCCCGCGCGGCGAGCGGCCGATCTTCGTGATCGGCGTGCACCGTTCCGGCACCACGCTGGTCCGGCTCATCCTCGACAGTCACTCGCGGATCGCCTGTCCGCCCGAATCGTTCTTCCTCCTGCCCGAGAGCCGCCTGCTCGAGGATCGCAAGGCGCTCGAGGGCCTGCAGGCGATGGGCTTCGCACGCGACCACGTGGTCGCGCGCGCGCGCGAGCACGCGGCCTACTTCTTCGAGATGTACGCTGCCAGCCACCAGAAGCCGCGCTGGGCCGACAAGACGCCGTCCTACGTCGACTGCCTCGATTTCATCGAGACCGTGTTCGGGCCGGATTGCCAGTACGTGTTCGTGTACCGCCACGGCCTCGACTCGGCCTGCTCGATCGCGCGCATTCCCGACATCGCCGAAGCCGAGCCGCACGTGGCCGTGTGCGGCGGCGACCGCTTCGCCGGCGCGGCGCGCTACTGGGCGACACAGTGCGGTGTGATGCGCGCCTTCGCCGCGCGCCATCCCGGGCGCGTGCTCGAGCTCTTCTACGAGAAGCTGGTGGCCGACCCGGAGGCCGAGGCGCGCCGGCTGTTCGCGTTCCTCGGCGAGCCATGGGAGCCGCAGGTCCTGCGCTTCCACGAGCAGCCGCACGACCACTGGGCGGGGCTGCAGGACGTGAAGGCCAGCTCGTCGAAGGGCTTCGTGCCCAACGTCGAGCGCTGGCGCGAGGAGCCGCCGGAGCGGATCGCTGCCATGCTCGCCCAGGCCGGCGAGCGGATGCGCGAGCTGGGCTACGAAGCGGGCGCGCGCCCGTAG
- a CDS encoding cupin domain-containing protein, which translates to MSRRVEKPWGHEEIWAETPRYLGKILAIKAGKRLSLQLHRQKDEAIYVLRGTLRLTLENDAGQLEVTDLAPGSSRRIVPGRRHRFEAVASDCELCEVSSPEIDDVVRIEDDYGRAPAS; encoded by the coding sequence ATGTCGCGGCGTGTCGAAAAGCCCTGGGGCCACGAGGAGATCTGGGCCGAGACCCCGCGCTACCTGGGCAAGATCCTGGCGATCAAGGCAGGCAAGCGGCTGTCCCTGCAGCTGCACCGGCAGAAGGACGAGGCGATCTACGTCCTGCGCGGGACGCTCCGGCTGACCCTGGAGAACGACGCCGGCCAGCTCGAGGTCACCGACCTCGCGCCCGGGTCGAGCCGGCGGATCGTTCCCGGCCGGCGCCACCGCTTCGAAGCCGTCGCGTCGGACTGCGAGCTCTGCGAGGTGTCGAGCCCGGAGATCGACGACGTCGTCCGGATCGAGGACGACTACGGGCGCGCGCCCGCTTCGTAG